A segment of the Branchiostoma floridae strain S238N-H82 chromosome 10, Bfl_VNyyK, whole genome shotgun sequence genome:
catacaaatttttgaaatcttctggCTATCAAAGGTGTGATCCTGTGTCTGTGtataaatttcttttgtttgcaaAAACAAAATGGGATGAAGCCTTTTAACACTTAATGCTGTCTGGCCAACAAGTAATATACTAGCTATAAGGTTCCATGCAAGACGGCATTAATAAATGCAGTGGTGTAGAGCATCACCATCCTTTATTACAACTGCTATCTCTCAGAAATATGCAAATAGTCCTTAAGTAGAtaaaatacatatataaattGTTATTAATAACACTCTCTCTGAGAACAACCATAACTTTGGTCCCATTCAAACAATGCAATTGCTTTTTGTACCTTGTATAAAAGTCCATTGAACATCATACCTTGCAATGGATAGTGACAGGTGGTATAAAAATTGATAAACCATTGGACTGATATGAAAttcatgtacaatcatgtaacatacacatgttATACAATGAGTAGGGAGGAATTATAACATTAACACTCTATTGAGACAAATTCATGTTGCATATATTGCTTTGGTAGTGTTGATAGCTGGACCCGAGTAccatttcatgtacattgtaaaatacaTACTTTCATTTACTTTcattaggccacatcaattcaatttcttggttcacggatttttcataaaaaatatggagcaaaagggcgaaataaaaataagaattgtTAAATGGTTTGGGTAAAGGTAGGGGCTAAtcaaaaacataaagaataaaaagttttcagcttgaaaaaagtacaaaaccactattactgtacagtaacagttttcgttgaaaattacaaaagtgtcagtttttatgtttgtcccattcttcatgaatgaaaaatataactgcaataataatacctacattttaaggagcttatgatataaaggccaatttactacaccagaaagttggtaaatggtttcattgatggtgaaaatttgctgagtggtaatttttattttttttctccaaaaaataggagcgagcgaatccgtgaaccaagaaattaaattgttgtggcctaaagCTATCCATATCTATCAAATGATAATACAAGTTTTTATGCCATTGACATctaacatacatacaacatttcatataaatGATATAATCCATCTTTCATGTAAAAACACTGAAGAAAAAACTTGTCATTAGATATCGTCTTAAAACATATTTATATTTAAAATCCTTCAGCTATCCAGACGAAACAACAATGCCACTGCAATCAAACCCCTTAGTAGTGACCAATGATGGAcctattatacatgtaggtattatCTTATGGTTCTGTAGATAATTTTTTCAATTGACTCAATCTAGTCAATACTGTGACAATATTCTTAAAATTTCTTGAATGTGTGGTCACTATAGAAGGATTGACTGCAAGTAAAACTGACCGAGCTATGGATTACTCAGTCCTAGAATGATTGGTCCCACTGCCATATGCCTCATTTCTAACAATCACACAGTTATGAAACCATAGTCTAAAATGGCCACAATGTCAACATAAGTTCCAATTCTAAAACAGACatgagctacattttgtacccaACCCCTCTCATTTGAGAAAAACAAATCATGCTTGAACAAAATACAAAGTGGAGGTGCTTACTGACCTATGGTAGCTGCAAGTGCATAGCTATATTGTGCATAATAGTGCAAACAACATCATCAGCAACTTACACAGTAAACGTAATTTCATAAGACTAAATTCATAAAAGTAGCTGCTATGTACTTTGCTAAATTCAGCAGGTTGGCTCTGCTTCAGGCACTGATTGAATTTGGCCCGTTCAGCCACAACTTACAAGGAATAAAAATGTCTTATTCTACTCTGCAGCAAAAGGCATGCATTCCCCAAATACTTAGTTGACTTATCCAAGTCTCTCTAGGATGTTGTTTCAGTAGTGGATAAGCCCCGTGATGTAGGAAACAATTCTTCACACAGATCTGGATTTCTCTGTCTCAGATCATCCCTGATAGCAGTCATCTTTACTCCCTGCTCTATATTCTGATCATGTGGGCGGTAGCGGCAAGCGTGCATGACCACAAGGTCTCCATCCTCGTTAAACCCAGGGGACCCAGAGGATCCAAGCCCCATGAGAGAACAGTAGGTTACCCTACGTGGATCATTAAGCTGAGAAGGCTGAGGATTGAGTTTCCGATACACCCCTACATATGGGTGTGGATAAGGGCAGTTGGGATCCATGACTTTGGGGTCACCACCAGGGTGCCCAACCAAAGTGATAGTACCTGAATGCTCTACATCGCAAACCAGGGTTCCAAGTGCTGGCAGATGGGTCTTAACTGTTTCAGTTAGGTCAGCAGGAATTGAGAATTCGAGGACACAGTAGTCAAGATCATCGATGTTGCTGAGGGCAACCTGTTTTATGAATTGGAATCTTATTGGCTTAAAGGTCTTAAAGTCCTTCAAGAAGTTGAATTCTACAAAGGCATTCTCTGGAGGGCCTTTGTTAGCTATTTCATCAAGAACATGCTTACAGGTCATCACATACTTTGTGCCAACCCGAAAACATGTTCCGCATGCAAAGATTGAAAGGCGACCACCAGATTGTACTTCCACAAAGATGATCCCAACTGACCTTGCAGCTGGCAGAAGTTTTTGCAGGAGCAGAATTGTGACTGGACCAAACTTCTGGCAGCTGACCGGCTCAGGTA
Coding sequences within it:
- the LOC118423787 gene encoding protein FAM111A-like, which produces MDATQQPASVPPVDHKLEGMECQEEEQLKFSQESSEGASDENTDSQGAGAAWDVHLRDPVLVSIQKLFEDISRSATEGANNIERRGHNRHNMDLLRSLLNRCSKLSQDIERLYKDIKEVIKEEEGTDTGSAQGNYNLPEPVSCQKFGPVTILLLQKLLPAARSVGIIFVEVQSGGRLSIFACGTCFRVGTKYVMTCKHVLDEIANKGPPENAFVEFNFLKDFKTFKPIRFQFIKQVALSNIDDLDYCVLEFSIPADLTETVKTHLPALGTLVCDVEHSGTITLVGHPGGDPKVMDPNCPYPHPYVGVYRKLNPQPSQLNDPRRVTYCSLMGLGSSGSPGFNEDGDLVVMHACRYRPHDQNIEQGVKMTAIRDDLRQRNPDLCEELFPTSRGLSTTETTS